Proteins co-encoded in one Xyrauchen texanus isolate HMW12.3.18 chromosome 19, RBS_HiC_50CHRs, whole genome shotgun sequence genomic window:
- the LOC127659693 gene encoding ras-related GTP-binding protein A, with product MSSTAMKKKVLLMGKSGSGKTSMRSIIFANYIARDTRRLGATIDVEHSHVRFLGNLVLNLWDCGGQDTFMENYFTSQRDNIFRNVEVLIYVFDVESRELEKDMHYYQSCLEAILQNSPDAKIFCLVHKMDLVQEDQRDLIFKEREEDLKRLSRPLACTCFRTSIWDETLYKAWSSIVYQLIPNVQQLECNLRNFAQIIEADEVLLFERATFLVISHYQCKEQRDAHRFEKISNIIKQFKLSCSKLAASFQSMEVRNSNFAAFIDVFTSNTYVMVIMSDPSIPSAATLINIRNARRHFEKLERVDGPKHSLHMRMR from the exons atgtcaagcactGCCATGAAGAAGAAG GTGTTGTTGATGGGAAAGAGTGGATCAGGAAAGACCAGTATGAGATCCATCATCTTCGCCAATTACATCGCCAGAGACACTCGCCGCCTCGGCGCCACAA ttGATGTGGAACACTCTCATGTGCGATTCCTGGGTAATCTGGTGCTGAATCTGTGGGACTGCGGTGG TCAGGACACTTTCATGGAAAACTACTTCACGAGTCAAAGAGACAATATCTTCCGTAATGTGGAAGTGTTGATTTACGTGTTTGACGTGGAGAGTCGAGAGCTGGAGAAGGACATGCATTACTACCAGTCGTGTCTGGAAGCCATTCTGCAGAACTCACCCGATGCCAAGATATTCTGCCTGGTGCACAAGATGGATTTGGTTCAGGAGGATCAGAGAGATCTG ATATTTAAAGAGCGTGAGGAGGATTTGAAGAGATTGTCCCGGCCCCTTGCCTGTACCTGCTTCAGGACATCTATTTGGGATGAAACGCTGTATAAA GCTTGGTCCAGTATCGTGTATCAGCTGATTCCTAATGTACAGCAGCTCGAGTGTAACCTGCGCAACTTTGCTCAGATTATTGAAGCTGATGAAGTATTACTGTTTGAAAGAGCCACTTTCCTG GTGATTTCTCATTATCAGTGTAAGGAACAGCGAGATGCTCATCGCTTTGAGAAGATCAGTAACATCATCAAACAGTTCAAGCTCAGCTGCAG TAAGTTAGCTGCCTCATTCCAGAGCATGGAAGTACGCAACTCGAATTTTGCAGCTTTTATCGACGTGTTCACGTCCAACACATACGTCATGGTTATCATGTCTGACCCGTCAATAC CATCTGCTGCCACCCTCATCAACATTCGGAACGCCAGGAGACATTTTGAAAAGCTGGAGCGAGTAGATGGACCCAAACACAGTCTGCACATGCGCATGCGCTAG